From a single Methanomicrobium sp. W14 genomic region:
- a CDS encoding GTP-binding protein gives MKLIVIAGPPSAGKTAVSRQIISHFNPRLKCSYLKIDVVRAFEDEELKKEFNIPARKVYSGDVCPDHVGILVMKDAIDWADSNKSDILIVESAGLCLRCSPYTTQSLGISVLSAVSGTNSPLKMSAMLALSDIAVVTRVDLVSQAEKEVFREKIKEVRGDLDIVETNAVFGTGMRYLLRAIEEQPDIKDPSSVTLRGNPPLGVCTVCAGKKQIGWENHFGVIRKLSSCDFFFRGD, from the coding sequence ATGAAGCTTATAGTTATAGCAGGGCCTCCTTCAGCCGGAAAAACTGCCGTCTCAAGACAGATAATCTCGCATTTCAACCCGCGTCTGAAGTGCTCCTATCTTAAAATCGACGTTGTGCGGGCTTTTGAGGACGAAGAGCTTAAAAAAGAGTTCAATATCCCTGCAAGAAAGGTATATTCGGGTGACGTCTGCCCAGACCACGTCGGAATTCTCGTGATGAAGGACGCAATAGACTGGGCAGACTCGAACAAATCCGATATTCTTATCGTTGAAAGTGCCGGGCTTTGCCTCCGCTGTTCACCGTATACCACCCAGTCGCTTGGGATATCCGTTTTAAGTGCCGTTTCAGGCACGAATTCACCTCTGAAGATGTCTGCAATGCTTGCTCTCTCCGACATCGCCGTGGTTACAAGAGTTGACCTCGTCTCCCAGGCTGAAAAGGAGGTGTTCAGGGAGAAGATAAAGGAGGTCAGAGGTGACCTTGACATAGTAGAGACTAATGCGGTCTTCGGGACGGGTATGAGGTATCTTTTGAGAGCAATAGAGGAGCAGCCTGATATAAAAGACCCTTCTTCTGTAACGCTTAGGGGAAACCCTCCTCTCGGGGTATGCACGGTGTGCGCCGGGAAGAAGCAGATAGGCTGGGAGAACCATTTCGGTGTCATAAGAAAGCTTTCATCGTGTGATTTTTTCTTCAGGGGTGACTAA
- a CDS encoding (Fe-S)-binding protein, protein MQKTRSWKNTGRDCGACGIPTCAGFEEKVLSGEKNYSDCPFFEVSAGEKDGCEQSGVFPSGADYTGYDILKKPYDFVIHPFPGEPSARKIILPFRPGITEKMKIEKGDIVLGRPQGAGCPVQHVLRVIDADILTGLISSHVISPLEARKNPDAVKEIRAYHIIGFEGLAQTVMAEPVFGRRQRFLPGFCMMNLGHTGVVNFVAEDKSGVHVRVEDIRII, encoded by the coding sequence ATGCAGAAAACGCGGTCCTGGAAGAATACGGGGAGAGACTGCGGTGCATGCGGAATTCCCACATGTGCCGGTTTTGAGGAAAAAGTGTTATCTGGTGAAAAAAACTATTCCGACTGCCCTTTTTTTGAAGTCAGTGCAGGAGAAAAAGACGGATGTGAACAAAGCGGGGTTTTCCCGTCAGGTGCGGACTATACCGGGTATGATATCCTGAAAAAGCCGTATGATTTCGTGATTCACCCTTTTCCCGGAGAGCCTTCGGCAAGAAAGATTATTCTTCCGTTCAGGCCCGGCATCACGGAAAAGATGAAGATTGAAAAGGGCGATATTGTCCTTGGAAGACCGCAGGGTGCCGGATGTCCCGTTCAGCATGTGCTCAGGGTAATTGACGCCGACATCTTGACAGGACTTATTTCTTCGCACGTCATAAGTCCCCTTGAAGCAAGAAAGAACCCTGATGCGGTAAAAGAGATCAGGGCATACCATATCATAGGCTTTGAAGGACTGGCACAGACGGTAATGGCAGAACCCGTGTTCGGGAGGAGGCAGAGGTTTCTTCCAGGGTTCTGCATGATGAATCTCGGTCATACGGGTGTCGTAAACTTTGTTGCCGAAGATAAGTCCGGAGTGCATGTCCGGGTGGAGGATATACGGATAATATGA
- a CDS encoding methanogenesis marker 16 metalloprotein — translation MKSVYEINEKIMNGEAVVMTAGEFKESVREGKAPSLSDVDIVTCGTCGVMSGTFAVMTVPVAQPGTFRRCEKISLNGVPCFPGPCPNEGLGTADIVVFGTTHASEKYGGGNLFRDIVEGKEIKVVAESEGRVYENEIFSDDIMSARIITSRSAFKNYSAFLNCGKSPFNTIFSVLPLGGGASEATVSGCGEINPVQNDPTLRFLKSGAKVLLDGAQGRVIGEGTRSSDKKPNLSAYADMKDMMPEFMGGFVTSKGPECITTIAAAIPVTDEKCLEDLSVLDCDIPLPVVDVVKRDDVGTSDYGRIWQGTDLKVSVNPLNCLFCGECPANLACPTRAIMPGGGIIQSRCVSCGTCIRTCPGEVYSMDMGSVTFGESCAPVVLRQSDRSKAVEITEILKDMIERKEFTLL, via the coding sequence ATGAAGTCGGTTTATGAAATAAACGAGAAAATAATGAACGGTGAGGCAGTCGTTATGACTGCGGGGGAATTCAAGGAGAGTGTGCGTGAGGGTAAGGCGCCTTCCCTTTCAGATGTTGATATAGTCACCTGCGGGACGTGCGGTGTCATGTCCGGGACTTTTGCCGTCATGACAGTTCCTGTGGCGCAGCCCGGAACTTTCCGCCGCTGTGAAAAAATAAGCCTGAACGGTGTCCCGTGCTTCCCCGGACCGTGCCCGAACGAAGGTCTTGGGACGGCAGACATCGTTGTATTCGGGACAACGCACGCTTCTGAAAAATACGGTGGAGGAAACCTTTTCAGGGACATAGTCGAAGGAAAGGAGATAAAAGTCGTCGCCGAGTCTGAGGGCAGGGTATACGAGAACGAAATATTTTCCGATGACATAATGTCTGCACGCATCATAACGTCCAGAAGCGCCTTTAAAAACTATTCCGCATTTTTGAACTGCGGTAAAAGTCCGTTCAATACTATATTTTCAGTCCTTCCTCTTGGAGGAGGTGCCTCGGAAGCGACAGTGAGCGGGTGCGGGGAAATAAACCCTGTCCAGAACGATCCAACTCTGCGGTTTCTCAAATCAGGTGCAAAGGTACTCCTGGACGGTGCGCAGGGAAGAGTCATAGGTGAAGGTACGAGGAGTTCGGACAAAAAGCCCAACCTTTCCGCATATGCTGATATGAAGGACATGATGCCTGAGTTTATGGGCGGTTTCGTCACTTCGAAAGGCCCTGAGTGCATAACTACCATTGCAGCGGCGATACCGGTAACCGATGAAAAATGCCTTGAAGACCTCTCAGTTCTTGACTGCGATATACCTCTTCCTGTTGTTGACGTCGTAAAAAGAGATGACGTCGGGACATCGGACTACGGCAGAATCTGGCAGGGGACTGACCTCAAAGTGTCCGTCAACCCCTTAAACTGCCTTTTCTGCGGAGAGTGCCCCGCAAACCTTGCCTGCCCGACAAGGGCGATAATGCCCGGCGGTGGAATTATACAGTCAAGGTGTGTTTCCTGTGGGACATGCATCCGTACATGTCCGGGTGAAGTGTACAGCATGGACATGGGCTCGGTAACCTTCGGTGAGAGTTGTGCACCTGTTGTCCTCAGGCAGTCCGACAGGAGTAAGGCGGTTGAGATTACTGAAATCCTTAAAGATATGATTGAAAGAAAAGAATTCACACTCCTTTAG
- a CDS encoding cysteate synthase: MGEYSLKCPKCGSVFEDKYTNSCPDGCSSLIKAEYKQKKLRIRDLPGMFRYHDWLPVEDCRNVGTKPVTYKSRELSRELGIKNLYICFNGYNPDINAAVKSCSFKELEAVPTMLRMKEKGSGIIQVSSAGNTARAFCEVSAATGMPVIAVVPKYAKDNIWTTVPAGDVLMITVDGDYTDAIEFGNRLCSINGVVAEGGAKNPARRDGMGTTLLDCAVAAGRIPDWYFQAVGSGTGAIAAFEMSERLIEDGRYGGKLPRLYLSQNDVFAPIVNAWKERRREIIPDKDMPDAKNSAMKAYSPVLTNRTPPYSVFGGLFDALTATDGITVPVPRDKAESAGKLFEEVEGPDLDPAAAVCLASLLDVSEKGTFKPEDTVMLNITGGGYRRAREDFDIIKVNPSFEASAGDDISKISSDVAKWVKRYV, translated from the coding sequence ATGGGAGAATATAGTTTAAAGTGCCCAAAATGCGGCTCGGTGTTTGAGGACAAATACACCAACAGTTGTCCTGACGGCTGCAGCTCGCTGATTAAGGCCGAATATAAACAAAAAAAGCTGAGGATACGCGACCTTCCGGGAATGTTTCGTTATCATGACTGGCTGCCGGTCGAAGACTGCCGCAATGTCGGGACAAAACCTGTAACCTACAAGAGCAGGGAGCTTTCAAGGGAGCTCGGGATCAAAAACCTCTATATCTGTTTCAACGGCTACAACCCGGATATAAACGCGGCCGTTAAGTCCTGCTCCTTCAAGGAGCTTGAGGCTGTTCCTACAATGCTCCGGATGAAGGAGAAAGGTTCCGGAATCATACAGGTGTCTTCTGCTGGAAACACTGCACGTGCGTTCTGCGAAGTCTCAGCCGCTACAGGTATGCCTGTAATTGCCGTCGTTCCTAAGTATGCGAAGGACAATATCTGGACGACAGTCCCTGCCGGTGACGTTCTCATGATAACGGTCGACGGGGACTATACCGACGCGATAGAGTTTGGAAACAGGCTCTGCTCAATAAACGGAGTCGTTGCGGAAGGGGGAGCAAAAAATCCTGCACGACGGGATGGAATGGGTACAACCCTTCTTGACTGCGCAGTTGCGGCCGGAAGAATTCCTGACTGGTACTTCCAGGCTGTAGGGAGCGGTACAGGAGCCATTGCTGCTTTTGAGATGTCGGAACGCCTCATTGAAGACGGCAGATACGGCGGAAAGCTTCCGAGGCTTTACCTCTCGCAAAACGATGTTTTTGCACCCATTGTAAACGCGTGGAAGGAGAGGAGGCGTGAGATTATTCCTGATAAGGATATGCCGGATGCAAAGAATTCCGCGATGAAGGCCTATTCTCCGGTCCTTACGAACAGGACTCCTCCTTATTCGGTCTTCGGCGGTCTTTTCGACGCCCTGACTGCAACCGATGGTATCACAGTCCCAGTCCCCCGGGATAAGGCCGAGAGTGCGGGAAAGCTGTTTGAGGAGGTTGAAGGCCCCGACCTTGACCCGGCAGCGGCCGTGTGTCTCGCCTCACTTCTCGATGTTTCTGAAAAAGGGACTTTTAAGCCTGAAGACACGGTCATGCTCAACATCACAGGCGGCGGGTACAGGCGTGCCAGAGAGGATTTTGATATAATAAAAGTAAATCCGTCATTTGAAGCAAGTGCAGGCGACGATATATCGAAAATTTCTTCTGATGTCGCAAAATGGGTGAAGCGTTATGTATGA
- the comD gene encoding sulfopyruvate decarboxylase subunit alpha, translating to MYEDDFAGGLKRLGIEFVVSLPCDRTKDLCSLMERNFHYVNINREEDGVGICAGLALSKRRFVLHMQSSGLGNSLNAMMSLNYLYGLPLPVVASLRGYYKEKIPAQIPFNSKIPGVLDALGIKYTIIEDSSGLKKAYRIIDECFKNSEIHVILISPKVWEGEPCTCESKFPGRSRDISLSFEREIKEPVLTRRDAIKIISEYLSGEPAVCNIGVPCKELYAENDRQQNFYMLGSYTQATPIGLGLALGQKKHVYVIDGDGSLLGTAVLPVVAAENPKNLTIFALDNGAFGSTGMQITHSWNVCSLELMAVAAGIKDTAMARTGDDLKRVLSSGKIPQFVHVIIKPGNSDAKNIPLSPSDIMERFEKSI from the coding sequence ATGTATGAAGATGATTTTGCGGGCGGACTGAAGAGGCTTGGCATAGAGTTTGTGGTGTCGCTTCCGTGCGACCGGACAAAAGACCTGTGCTCTTTGATGGAGAGAAACTTTCATTACGTGAACATTAACCGCGAGGAGGACGGTGTCGGCATATGTGCAGGGCTTGCCCTTTCGAAGAGGAGGTTTGTCCTTCACATGCAGAGTTCAGGTCTCGGAAACTCGCTTAACGCAATGATGTCTCTTAATTATCTCTACGGTCTGCCGCTTCCCGTTGTTGCAAGCCTGAGGGGGTATTATAAGGAAAAAATTCCTGCACAAATCCCTTTCAACAGCAAAATCCCCGGTGTTCTGGATGCACTTGGAATAAAATACACGATAATCGAAGACTCTTCAGGACTTAAGAAGGCGTACCGGATAATAGATGAATGCTTCAAAAATTCTGAAATTCATGTAATCCTTATATCCCCTAAAGTATGGGAGGGAGAACCCTGCACGTGCGAATCCAAATTTCCCGGGCGCAGCCGTGATATAAGCCTGTCTTTTGAAAGAGAGATAAAAGAGCCTGTTCTTACAAGACGTGACGCAATAAAAATAATCTCTGAATACCTGTCCGGTGAACCGGCCGTATGCAATATAGGTGTTCCCTGCAAAGAGCTATACGCCGAAAATGACAGGCAACAGAACTTCTATATGCTTGGGAGCTACACCCAGGCGACGCCGATAGGTCTTGGTCTTGCCCTCGGGCAGAAGAAGCACGTGTATGTGATAGACGGCGACGGGAGTCTCCTCGGGACTGCCGTTTTGCCGGTCGTCGCGGCTGAAAACCCAAAAAACCTGACGATATTTGCGCTTGACAACGGGGCTTTCGGCAGCACGGGAATGCAGATTACGCATTCATGGAACGTGTGCAGCCTTGAGCTTATGGCTGTTGCCGCCGGGATAAAAGATACTGCAATGGCCCGGACAGGAGACGATCTGAAAAGGGTTCTTTCATCCGGGAAGATACCTCAGTTTGTCCATGTAATCATAAAACCCGGAAATTCGGATGCAAAAAATATCCCGCTTTCACCGTCAGATATAATGGAAAGGTTTGAAAAAAGCATATAA
- a CDS encoding phosphoglycerate kinase, translated as MKFGTLDDIETARKTVILRVDFNSPIDPASNTILDDKRFREHTPTVQNLQDSKVVIVTHQSRPQKKDFTTLKAHAERLEHLLGRPVEYIDDIFGRCARDAVKKMDCGDILMLENVRFNAEENIKMTPEEAASTHLVRGLSKLGDIYVNDAFGTAHRSQPTMVGLPYVMKSVAGTLMEKEVSCLSKVFSDSPKPVTFVLGGTKVDDSMNVARNVLECGIADRVVVVGVVANVFLLAEGVDIGCPSSDLIKKLGYYGEIKKAAEILSKFKDKVILPEYVAVRNEDGTRGEFSVDKIPDKYPVLDLGLDSLVPFTDILRNSGTVVFNGPAGLFEEDLFSTGTFELLKAASESEFSVVGGGHTAVVAESLGINDRFSHISTGGGACIEFLTGKKLPAISALEKSREMFGKK; from the coding sequence ATGAAATTTGGAACGCTTGATGATATAGAAACCGCCAGAAAAACCGTCATTTTACGTGTTGACTTCAATTCTCCCATAGACCCTGCGTCAAACACGATTCTTGACGACAAAAGATTCCGTGAGCATACTCCTACGGTCCAGAACCTTCAGGACTCGAAAGTGGTAATCGTAACTCACCAGAGCCGCCCGCAGAAAAAGGACTTCACGACTCTTAAAGCCCACGCCGAAAGACTTGAACACCTTCTGGGAAGACCTGTTGAATACATCGACGACATTTTTGGGCGCTGTGCACGCGATGCGGTAAAAAAGATGGACTGCGGGGACATCCTTATGCTTGAAAACGTGAGGTTCAATGCAGAAGAAAACATCAAAATGACTCCTGAAGAGGCTGCGTCCACCCATCTTGTACGCGGCCTTTCAAAGCTCGGCGACATATACGTAAACGATGCTTTCGGGACTGCACACCGTTCGCAGCCGACAATGGTAGGCCTTCCGTACGTTATGAAGTCCGTTGCGGGGACACTTATGGAAAAAGAGGTGTCCTGCCTTTCAAAGGTGTTTTCCGATTCACCGAAGCCCGTCACCTTTGTCCTCGGGGGGACGAAGGTAGACGACTCCATGAATGTTGCGAGAAACGTCCTTGAATGCGGCATCGCCGACAGGGTTGTTGTGGTCGGAGTCGTTGCAAACGTCTTTCTCCTGGCAGAGGGAGTTGACATAGGATGCCCGTCATCAGACCTGATAAAAAAACTCGGTTACTACGGGGAAATTAAAAAAGCCGCAGAAATTCTTTCAAAGTTTAAAGACAAGGTGATTCTCCCGGAATATGTCGCGGTTAGAAATGAAGACGGGACAAGAGGCGAGTTTTCCGTAGATAAAATACCTGATAAATATCCTGTCCTCGACCTCGGCCTTGATTCCCTTGTCCCGTTCACCGATATACTCAGGAACTCGGGGACAGTCGTATTCAACGGCCCTGCAGGGCTTTTTGAAGAGGACCTTTTTTCAACAGGAACCTTCGAACTTTTAAAGGCTGCATCAGAGTCGGAGTTTTCGGTTGTCGGCGGAGGGCACACCGCAGTCGTCGCCGAATCACTTGGTATAAACGACAGGTTCAGCCACATATCAACGGGCGGAGGTGCCTGCATAGAATTTCTGACAGGAAAAAAGCTTCCTGCAATCTCGGCCCTTGAAAAGAGCCGGGAGATGTTCGGAAAAAAATAA
- a CDS encoding YqhA family protein → MREQKFLERSFEHALWNMRFVVLLGVIFGALSALVLFVAGSLEIFEVLKDYLVSTELSMTHEDILIGIIGAVDFYLIGLVLLIFSFGIYELFISKLDIARVQGEFGNILEVRNLDDLKNKIIKVIIMVLIVSFFQRVLSMELTTSMDMLAMAVSIGVICIGVYFLGKHT, encoded by the coding sequence ATGCGTGAACAGAAGTTTTTGGAGAGGTCATTTGAACATGCACTCTGGAATATGAGGTTTGTAGTCCTTCTCGGAGTCATTTTCGGTGCACTGAGTGCACTTGTCCTTTTTGTTGCAGGTTCTCTTGAGATTTTTGAGGTCCTGAAGGATTACCTTGTTTCAACCGAGCTTTCAATGACCCACGAGGATATTCTTATCGGGATAATCGGCGCAGTCGACTTTTATCTTATAGGGCTTGTCCTTTTAATATTCAGCTTCGGAATCTATGAGCTTTTCATATCAAAGCTTGATATTGCAAGAGTGCAGGGCGAATTCGGAAATATACTTGAAGTAAGAAATCTTGACGACCTGAAAAACAAAATTATAAAAGTCATAATTATGGTTTTAATAGTAAGTTTTTTCCAGAGAGTGCTTTCGATGGAGCTTACAACGTCGATGGACATGCTTGCAATGGCAGTCTCCATAGGTGTCATATGTATTGGAGTTTATTTTCTTGGAAAGCATACCTGA
- a CDS encoding flavodoxin family protein translates to MKVVAFNGSPKKHGNTYMLLKMIQSELRNQDIDVEIVHIGGKKVIDCIACNKCFDRKDKRCILNSDFVNDAIEKMVEADGIIIGSPTYFADVSSDTKALIDRAGLVGIANDGMFSKKVGAAVVTARRGGYIHAYDTINHFFGMSNMITVGSSDWNVALGEEIGDVEKDEEGLKGIKNLAENMAWLLKKIHAGEEKA, encoded by the coding sequence ATGAAAGTAGTAGCATTTAACGGAAGTCCGAAAAAGCATGGTAACACCTACATGCTCCTTAAGATGATCCAGTCAGAACTCAGGAACCAGGATATTGACGTTGAGATTGTCCATATAGGCGGAAAGAAGGTTATAGACTGCATAGCCTGCAACAAGTGTTTTGACAGAAAAGATAAGAGATGTATTCTGAACAGCGACTTTGTCAATGATGCAATTGAAAAGATGGTAGAGGCTGACGGAATAATTATAGGTTCCCCGACATACTTTGCAGACGTTTCATCAGATACTAAGGCTCTTATCGACAGGGCAGGTCTTGTTGGTATTGCAAACGACGGAATGTTCTCCAAGAAGGTCGGTGCGGCTGTTGTCACTGCGAGAAGAGGCGGATATATTCATGCGTATGATACTATCAACCATTTCTTTGGAATGTCCAACATGATAACCGTAGGCTCTTCAGACTGGAATGTAGCACTTGGTGAGGAAATTGGTGATGTTGAAAAGGACGAGGAAGGTCTTAAAGGTATAAAGAACCTCGCTGAAAATATGGCATGGCTTCTTAAAAAGATCCACGCCGGCGAGGAAAAGGCATAA